Proteins encoded within one genomic window of Amorphus orientalis:
- the hisB gene encoding imidazoleglycerol-phosphate dehydratase HisB, whose product MPRIAKIVRQTNETSITVDVDLDGSGRTEIATGVGFFDHMLDQLGRHSMIDLTVRAEGDTHIDDHHTVEDTGIALGQAVREALGDRRGITRYADAYLPMDETLTRAAIDISGRPYLVFRAPFSAPKIGTFDTELVPEFFRAFAMNAGVTLHVETLYGENNHHIAESCFKALARCLGAAVAIDPRRADDVPSTKGTLNG is encoded by the coding sequence GTGCCTCGGATCGCCAAGATCGTCCGGCAGACGAACGAAACGTCTATCACAGTCGACGTCGACCTCGACGGCAGCGGCCGCACCGAGATCGCCACCGGCGTGGGCTTCTTCGACCATATGCTGGACCAGCTCGGCCGCCACTCGATGATCGACCTGACCGTCAGGGCCGAGGGCGACACGCACATTGACGATCACCACACCGTCGAAGACACCGGCATTGCGCTCGGGCAGGCGGTGCGCGAGGCGCTGGGCGACCGGCGCGGCATCACCCGCTACGCTGATGCCTATCTGCCGATGGACGAGACCCTCACGCGGGCGGCGATCGACATTTCCGGGCGGCCCTATCTCGTCTTTCGTGCCCCGTTCTCCGCGCCGAAGATCGGCACGTTCGATACGGAACTGGTTCCGGAGTTCTTCCGGGCCTTCGCCATGAACGCCGGCGTGACGCTGCACGTGGAAACGCTGTACGGTGAGAACAATCACCATATCGCCGAGAGCTGTTTCAAGGCACTCGCCCGGTGCCTCGGCGCAGCGGTCGCCATCGACCCGCGGCGCGCGGACGACGTTCCCTCGACAAAGGGAACCCTGAACGGCTAA
- a CDS encoding serine hydrolase domain-containing protein: MKRYWKWAIAISIAVPVLLLVFLLATGERGLSSGKRSKPRTSFEPRDVATYQVTGPEAERLGWSADRLAAMLDYLSRLSADAFVIVTDGEIVASLGPLDTVYNVHSVRKAMLNAVVGQHVGDAPDELPLDATLEQLGIDDEPDPLTPLQRQATVLHLVRSMSGINHPAAAEGGLTADKDKRLGHDENQPGSVWAYNNWDYNALTTILEEQTGQSVAEAFKSGIADPLGFQDFSEESVSRSVELDLSQHPAAAFRLSARDLARFGQLYLDGGVVDGKAVLPATWIDRISNDYVDTGMPGLRGGHGYLWWIPDAETGLPEGSFFGWGLGQQAVFVVPVWDTVIVHQSDTTEFIKRWLNLQREGVDGDTALEQIVVECLQKGGPAIEFCREHRFTSRREFDGLISLIADARLSD; the protein is encoded by the coding sequence ATGAAGCGGTACTGGAAGTGGGCCATCGCCATCTCGATTGCCGTGCCCGTACTTTTGCTGGTCTTCCTTCTGGCGACCGGCGAGAGAGGGTTGTCGTCAGGCAAGCGGTCGAAACCGCGCACTTCCTTCGAGCCCCGGGATGTCGCAACCTATCAGGTGACGGGGCCGGAGGCCGAACGGCTCGGCTGGTCGGCGGATCGCCTGGCCGCCATGCTGGACTACCTGTCCCGGCTGAGCGCGGATGCGTTCGTGATCGTGACGGACGGCGAGATCGTCGCCTCGCTGGGCCCGCTCGACACGGTCTACAACGTCCATTCCGTGCGCAAGGCCATGCTCAACGCCGTCGTCGGCCAGCATGTCGGCGACGCGCCGGACGAACTGCCGCTCGATGCCACGCTGGAACAGCTCGGCATCGACGATGAGCCTGACCCGCTCACCCCTCTGCAAAGGCAGGCGACGGTGCTCCACCTGGTGCGGAGCATGTCGGGGATCAATCATCCGGCAGCGGCCGAAGGCGGTCTGACCGCCGACAAGGACAAGCGGCTCGGTCACGACGAGAACCAGCCGGGCTCCGTCTGGGCCTACAACAATTGGGACTACAACGCGCTGACCACGATTCTTGAGGAGCAGACCGGCCAGTCCGTGGCCGAAGCCTTCAAATCCGGCATCGCCGATCCGCTCGGCTTCCAGGATTTCTCGGAGGAGTCGGTCTCTCGCAGCGTTGAGCTTGACCTGTCCCAACACCCGGCCGCGGCTTTCAGGCTGTCGGCACGCGACCTCGCCAGGTTCGGCCAGCTGTATCTCGACGGCGGCGTCGTCGATGGGAAAGCCGTGCTGCCGGCAACCTGGATCGATCGCATTTCGAACGACTATGTGGACACCGGAATGCCGGGGCTCCGCGGCGGACATGGCTATCTCTGGTGGATTCCCGATGCCGAAACGGGCCTCCCCGAAGGCAGCTTCTTCGGATGGGGCCTCGGGCAGCAGGCCGTGTTCGTCGTCCCCGTCTGGGACACCGTCATCGTGCACCAGTCGGACACGACGGAGTTCATCAAGCGGTGGCTGAACCTTCAACGGGAAGGTGTGGACGGCGATACGGCGCTCGAGCAGATCGTCGTCGAGTGTCTTCAGAAAGGCGGACCGGCGATCGAATTCTGCAGAGAGCACAGGTTCACCAGCCGCCGGGAATTCGACGGCCTGATCTCGCTGATCGCCGACGCGCGCCTGTCGGACTGA
- a CDS encoding ArnT family glycosyltransferase — MGLTGGAASSDGAGRWTGETRGLALVLALAVLLHALIWIVLPVLLEGSIRLDVAEGAIGGQHWRIVYARHPPFTLWLTELARQAGPARYAVLYAIAQMLALGGLAGAVWLAHAIGGARAAVLAAAMGLLSPYLTISPLELNHNIGVMLFWGLTLATAWLAFTRGSWWAWVLFGCAVGGGMWAKYAILHLVAGLGIAFLIVPSWRRQLASAGPWLALLAGAVILVPQIWVLATADASPLGWAVRTAASGWMDRAAGALAFTGATLGAIAPMMLIAALATPRPRTLPGSVRRLLFAGPSDPPGVFLTWAAMGPFLVIVLADLGFGVDAKSHWLTPMALSFAAWWAIAAVRAGAEPAGRRLGWGIGALAAAFILGYGAIRLLSPLVQDRPGYPDFDGPAMADLARSYWEEVSDRPLEAIVTQGVQKGRQLGGSLAFDLGQPVNVFEDASPHLSPWTSADEVRCSGALVASTVPISPETLGPDLPIEAIRVVDRPLVRGASSERGKAWLGYIPPACN; from the coding sequence ATGGGGCTGACGGGGGGAGCGGCGTCTTCGGACGGAGCCGGGCGCTGGACGGGCGAGACCAGGGGCCTCGCCCTCGTCCTGGCGCTTGCCGTTCTTCTGCACGCCCTGATCTGGATCGTCCTGCCGGTGCTGCTGGAAGGGTCGATCCGCCTCGACGTGGCAGAAGGCGCGATCGGCGGTCAGCACTGGCGGATCGTCTATGCGCGGCACCCGCCGTTCACGCTCTGGCTCACGGAACTGGCCCGCCAGGCGGGGCCTGCCCGCTACGCCGTGCTCTACGCGATCGCGCAGATGCTGGCGCTCGGCGGTCTGGCCGGCGCGGTCTGGCTCGCCCATGCGATCGGAGGCGCCCGGGCTGCCGTTCTTGCCGCCGCGATGGGGCTGTTGTCGCCTTATCTCACGATCTCGCCGCTGGAGCTGAACCACAATATAGGCGTGATGCTCTTCTGGGGACTGACGCTTGCGACCGCCTGGCTGGCCTTCACGCGGGGCAGCTGGTGGGCCTGGGTCCTGTTCGGCTGCGCCGTCGGCGGCGGCATGTGGGCGAAGTACGCGATCCTGCATCTGGTCGCGGGCCTGGGGATCGCCTTCCTGATCGTTCCTTCATGGCGACGACAGCTGGCGAGCGCCGGCCCCTGGCTGGCGCTTCTTGCCGGCGCCGTGATCCTCGTGCCCCAGATCTGGGTCCTGGCCACGGCCGACGCCTCGCCCCTCGGCTGGGCGGTCCGGACGGCCGCATCCGGCTGGATGGACCGGGCGGCCGGCGCGCTTGCCTTCACCGGCGCCACCCTCGGCGCGATTGCGCCCATGATGCTGATTGCGGCGCTGGCGACACCTCGGCCGCGCACCCTGCCGGGGTCCGTGCGCCGGCTTCTGTTCGCCGGGCCGTCGGATCCGCCCGGCGTCTTTCTCACCTGGGCCGCGATGGGCCCGTTTCTGGTCATCGTGCTGGCCGATCTCGGCTTCGGGGTGGATGCCAAGTCCCACTGGCTGACCCCGATGGCGCTCTCATTCGCCGCCTGGTGGGCGATTGCCGCCGTGCGCGCGGGTGCAGAGCCGGCCGGGCGGCGGCTGGGGTGGGGGATCGGTGCGCTCGCGGCCGCATTCATCCTCGGCTACGGGGCCATCCGGCTCCTGTCTCCGCTGGTTCAGGATCGGCCGGGCTATCCGGATTTCGACGGACCGGCCATGGCCGACCTCGCCCGTTCGTATTGGGAAGAGGTTTCCGACCGGCCGCTCGAGGCGATCGTGACCCAGGGCGTTCAGAAGGGGCGGCAGCTCGGCGGGTCGCTCGCCTTCGATCTCGGCCAGCCGGTCAACGTGTTCGAGGACGCGAGCCCCCACCTTTCCCCCTGGACGTCAGCTGACGAGGTCCGCTGCAGCGGCGCGCTCGTCGCCTCCACGGTGCCGATCAGTCCGGAAACGCTCGGGCCGGACCTGCCGATCGAGGCGATCCGGGTGGTGGACCGCCCGCTGGTGCGCGGCGCGAGCTCTGAACGGGGCAAGGCCTGGCTCGGCTACATACCGCCGGCCTGCAACTGA
- a CDS encoding NCS2 family permease, with amino-acid sequence MTEPKTSGPAAGSIDRFFNLTANGTSVRKELVAGLTTFLTMAYILFVNPSILGAAGMPEGSVFVATAVAAIAGTLIMALVANYPIALAPGMGLNAFFAFTVVLAYNFTWQEALAAVFCSGVIFVGISVIGLRRAIIDAIPENLKRAISAGIGLFLGIIAFENAGIVVDSPATLVTAGDFASAPVLLAILGFVLIAALNSLGILGGTIIGILIVTVLGIPLGLVELNGLVSLPPDPTPTLFALDFAKVATGTFWIVVFSLLLVDLFDTAGTLIGVSARAGLLDKEGRLPRMKQALLADSSATVIGSLVGTSNTTSYVESATGVAAGGRTGLTSLTVAVLFALGLFFAPLAGAIPAYATAGALLFVATLMLRGLAEIDWSDPTEVTPAVVCAIGMPFTYSISDGIGLGFITYVLVKLFSGRIRDLTPFNVAIAVVFGLFFIWG; translated from the coding sequence ATGACGGAACCCAAGACGTCGGGACCTGCCGCAGGCTCGATCGACCGCTTCTTCAACCTCACGGCCAACGGCACGTCCGTGCGCAAGGAACTGGTGGCGGGACTGACCACCTTCCTGACCATGGCCTACATCCTGTTCGTGAACCCCTCGATCCTGGGGGCGGCGGGCATGCCGGAGGGGTCTGTCTTCGTTGCCACGGCGGTCGCGGCGATCGCCGGTACCCTCATCATGGCGCTGGTCGCCAACTATCCGATCGCGCTTGCTCCGGGCATGGGGCTGAATGCCTTCTTCGCCTTCACGGTCGTGCTCGCCTACAATTTCACCTGGCAGGAAGCGCTGGCGGCCGTGTTCTGCTCCGGCGTCATCTTCGTCGGCATCTCGGTCATCGGGTTGAGGCGCGCGATCATCGACGCCATCCCGGAGAACCTGAAGCGCGCGATTTCCGCCGGTATCGGCCTCTTCCTCGGCATCATCGCCTTTGAGAACGCCGGTATCGTCGTCGACAGCCCGGCAACGCTCGTCACGGCCGGCGACTTCGCCTCCGCGCCGGTGCTGCTCGCCATTCTCGGCTTCGTCCTGATCGCCGCACTCAATTCGCTGGGCATTCTCGGTGGCACGATCATCGGCATCCTGATCGTGACCGTGCTCGGCATCCCGCTCGGGCTGGTCGAGCTCAACGGCCTCGTCTCTTTGCCGCCGGATCCGACGCCGACCCTGTTTGCGCTGGACTTCGCCAAGGTCGCCACCGGCACGTTCTGGATCGTCGTTTTCTCGCTGCTGCTGGTGGATCTCTTCGACACCGCGGGCACCCTCATCGGCGTGTCGGCCCGTGCCGGACTGCTGGACAAGGAAGGCCGCCTGCCGCGGATGAAGCAGGCGCTTCTGGCCGATTCCAGCGCCACCGTCATCGGCTCCCTCGTCGGCACGTCCAACACCACCAGCTACGTGGAGAGCGCGACCGGCGTCGCCGCCGGGGGCCGCACCGGTCTGACCAGCCTGACCGTGGCTGTCCTGTTCGCGCTGGGGCTGTTCTTCGCGCCGCTGGCCGGAGCGATCCCGGCCTACGCAACGGCCGGTGCGCTCCTGTTCGTTGCCACGCTGATGCTGCGCGGCCTTGCCGAGATCGACTGGTCGGATCCGACCGAGGTGACCCCGGCCGTGGTCTGCGCCATCGGCATGCCGTTCACCTACTCGATCTCCGACGGCATCGGGCTCGGCTTCATCACCTACGTGCTCGTCAAGCTGTTCTCCGGCCGCATCCGGGATCTGACGCCGTTCAATGTGGCGATCGCCGTGGTGTTCGGCCTGTTCTTCATATGGGGCTGA
- a CDS encoding ribonuclease T2 encodes MAFALLLAGSVLPARADGTPGSFDFYVLSLSWSPSYCAAAGDRADKTQCDSGRPYAFVVHGLWPQYNRGYPEHCAAGGDPPRRLVNSMLDIMPSRSLVRHEWDKHGTCSGLSPVDYFSATRKAFERITIPSAFQEPDTAIVIDPADLERAFRTTNEGLAADEIAVICRGNRIREVRICMTRDLSAYRSCPEVDRNACTKAGQRMPPVRSR; translated from the coding sequence TTGGCGTTTGCTCTGTTGCTGGCGGGATCGGTCCTGCCGGCGCGCGCCGACGGAACGCCGGGCAGCTTCGATTTCTACGTTCTCTCGCTCTCCTGGTCGCCGAGCTACTGTGCGGCCGCGGGCGACCGCGCCGACAAGACCCAGTGCGACAGCGGCCGGCCCTACGCGTTCGTCGTGCACGGGCTGTGGCCGCAATATAATCGCGGTTATCCCGAGCATTGTGCGGCCGGCGGAGATCCGCCGCGCCGTCTGGTCAACTCCATGCTTGACATCATGCCGAGCCGCAGTCTGGTCCGGCACGAATGGGACAAGCACGGCACCTGTTCCGGGCTGTCTCCGGTCGATTATTTCTCCGCGACCCGGAAGGCCTTCGAGCGGATCACGATCCCGTCCGCCTTTCAGGAGCCCGATACCGCGATCGTGATCGATCCGGCCGATCTGGAACGGGCCTTCCGCACGACAAACGAGGGGCTTGCCGCCGATGAGATCGCGGTCATCTGCCGGGGCAACCGCATCCGGGAGGTCCGGATCTGCATGACCCGGGATCTCTCCGCCTACCGCTCCTGCCCCGAGGTCGACCGCAATGCATGCACGAAGGCCGGCCAGCGCATGCCGCCGGTCCGGTCGCGGTAG
- a CDS encoding c-type cytochrome, which yields MYDHIDTATRLSTRAADPGIGRRTLSQARRAIAGTALAAPALLFALGSAPVLAQSDTSGNSGNAASQSTSGSTSSDATTGSDATAAKSTTSAAADDLIAKGKYLVTAADCMPCHTGQGAEPFSGGLMLDTPFGGISSPNITPDNETGIGTWSEKEFYRALHNGIGKDGEYLYPAMPYTSFTKITEDDVKAIYAYLQSLQPVNNPRKPNTMTFPFNVRDGLAAWNLLYFTPGTFQPDPSLSDQINRGAYLVEGPGHCGECHTPRNVAGAMENSEFLAGGKLLGQPYSAPNISGSLQDGIGDWSTQEIVDYLHTGADKKKGTVFGPMADVVTHSLSKLTDDDIEAIAVYLKQTKAESGDETKVADTTTKAGSEVYLNNCAQCHQSTGLGISGSVPPLAGNDAVAQAGPQNAITAVLGGLPGQGSYIQMPAFGGQFDDQQIADVVNFVRTNWGNEGSADATPSMVASLRNQVTPTGVASEAARSFGCPAVSESGSQDAITAPAKAILDGFQGVTDAEMSNRVGELVRLVKSANPGSQDADIADTLVAAYCPVVAADGDLTISEKKARIDTFLTEVNSELDRSTMPSGSRVLLQVPVSPEVADQVNSAARAAKEQPGEYLGKLIEDQVKAPAAQ from the coding sequence ATGTACGACCACATCGACACGGCGACCCGTTTGTCGACGCGCGCCGCGGATCCCGGCATCGGCCGGCGCACCCTTTCGCAGGCTCGGCGGGCCATCGCCGGCACCGCGCTGGCGGCGCCGGCGCTTCTGTTCGCCCTCGGCTCGGCTCCCGTCCTCGCCCAGTCCGACACCAGCGGCAATTCCGGCAACGCCGCGTCCCAGAGCACGTCCGGCAGCACGAGCAGCGACGCGACGACCGGTTCGGACGCGACGGCGGCCAAGAGCACGACCTCCGCGGCGGCCGACGATCTTATCGCCAAAGGCAAGTATCTCGTCACCGCGGCCGACTGCATGCCCTGCCACACCGGACAGGGTGCGGAACCCTTTTCCGGCGGCCTGATGCTCGACACGCCGTTTGGCGGCATCTCCTCGCCGAACATCACGCCGGACAACGAGACCGGCATCGGAACCTGGTCGGAGAAGGAGTTCTACCGGGCGCTCCACAACGGCATCGGCAAGGACGGCGAATATCTCTATCCGGCCATGCCCTACACCTCGTTCACCAAGATCACCGAGGACGACGTCAAGGCGATCTACGCCTATCTGCAGTCGCTCCAGCCGGTGAACAATCCGCGCAAGCCGAACACGATGACGTTCCCGTTCAACGTGCGCGACGGGCTGGCGGCCTGGAACCTGCTCTATTTCACGCCCGGCACCTTCCAGCCCGATCCCAGCCTCTCCGATCAGATCAATCGCGGCGCGTACCTGGTCGAGGGCCCGGGCCACTGCGGCGAGTGCCATACTCCGCGCAACGTCGCCGGAGCGATGGAGAACAGCGAGTTCCTTGCCGGCGGCAAGCTGCTCGGTCAGCCCTATTCCGCGCCGAACATCTCCGGGTCGCTGCAGGACGGCATCGGCGACTGGTCGACCCAGGAGATCGTCGATTATCTCCACACCGGCGCCGACAAGAAGAAGGGCACCGTGTTCGGCCCGATGGCCGACGTGGTCACCCACTCCCTGTCGAAGCTGACCGACGACGACATCGAGGCCATCGCGGTCTATCTGAAGCAGACCAAGGCGGAGTCCGGTGACGAGACGAAGGTCGCCGACACCACCACCAAGGCCGGCTCGGAGGTCTATCTGAACAACTGCGCCCAGTGCCACCAGTCGACCGGGCTCGGCATCTCCGGTTCGGTGCCGCCGCTTGCCGGCAACGACGCGGTCGCCCAGGCCGGCCCGCAGAACGCCATCACGGCCGTGCTCGGCGGCCTTCCGGGTCAGGGCTCCTACATCCAGATGCCGGCCTTCGGCGGCCAGTTCGACGACCAGCAGATCGCCGACGTGGTCAACTTCGTGCGGACCAACTGGGGCAATGAAGGCTCCGCCGACGCGACGCCTTCGATGGTCGCCAGCCTGCGTAACCAGGTGACCCCCACCGGCGTCGCGTCCGAGGCCGCACGCAGCTTCGGGTGCCCGGCGGTGTCCGAGTCCGGATCCCAGGATGCGATCACCGCGCCGGCCAAGGCCATCCTCGACGGCTTCCAGGGCGTGACGGATGCGGAGATGTCCAACCGGGTCGGCGAGCTGGTCCGGCTGGTCAAGTCCGCCAATCCGGGCAGCCAGGACGCCGATATCGCCGACACGCTCGTCGCCGCCTACTGCCCGGTCGTGGCCGCCGACGGCGACCTGACGATCTCGGAGAAGAAGGCTCGGATCGACACGTTCCTGACCGAGGTCAATTCCGAACTCGATCGCAGCACCATGCCGTCCGGAAGCCGCGTCCTCCTGCAGGTGCCCGTGTCTCCGGAAGTCGCCGATCAGGTCAACTCGGCCGCTCGAGCCGCCAAGGAGCAGCCGGGCGAATATCTCGGCAAGCTGATCGAGGACCAGGTGAAAGCCCCTGCCGCCCAATAG
- a CDS encoding 23S rRNA (adenine(2030)-N(6))-methyltransferase RlmJ, with translation MNYRHAFHAGNFGDVLKHVVVARIVRYMQRKDGAIRVIDTHAGVGLYDLSSDEALRTGEAERGATRVLQGHTPPEIAELIGPWREAVAAENPDGGLLAYPGSPRLVRHLMRPQDRLTAVELHPADGDALRHLFTGDYQVRIVALDGWLALGAFVPPKERRGLVLVDPAFEVGGEAKRLGEGIAESWRKWPTGVYCGWYPIKAGTEGDVVENGLVDAGIAKRLRVELTVRAPAADGPMAGCGLAIVNPPYTLKEELDRLLPWLAETLAEAPGGGFRVTLAGS, from the coding sequence ATGAATTATCGTCACGCCTTTCATGCCGGCAATTTCGGCGACGTCCTCAAGCACGTCGTGGTTGCCAGGATCGTTCGCTACATGCAGCGCAAGGACGGCGCAATCCGCGTCATCGATACCCACGCCGGCGTCGGGCTTTACGACCTCTCGTCCGACGAGGCGCTGCGCACCGGCGAGGCGGAGCGGGGCGCGACACGGGTGCTTCAGGGGCACACGCCGCCGGAGATCGCCGAGCTGATCGGTCCGTGGCGGGAAGCGGTGGCGGCCGAGAACCCCGATGGCGGCCTTCTGGCTTATCCCGGCTCGCCGCGGCTGGTCCGTCATCTGATGCGCCCCCAGGACCGGCTGACGGCGGTCGAACTCCACCCGGCCGACGGCGATGCCCTGAGACATCTGTTCACCGGCGATTATCAGGTCCGAATCGTCGCGCTCGACGGCTGGCTTGCGCTCGGCGCCTTCGTGCCGCCGAAGGAGCGGCGTGGCCTGGTGCTGGTCGATCCCGCATTCGAGGTGGGCGGCGAGGCGAAGCGCCTCGGTGAGGGCATCGCGGAAAGCTGGCGGAAATGGCCGACCGGGGTCTATTGCGGCTGGTATCCGATCAAGGCCGGGACCGAGGGAGACGTCGTGGAGAACGGTCTTGTGGACGCCGGGATCGCCAAACGGCTTCGCGTCGAACTGACCGTCCGTGCGCCGGCGGCCGATGGACCGATGGCGGGGTGCGGTCTGGCCATCGTCAATCCGCCCTACACGCTGAAGGAGGAGCTCGACCGGCTGTTGCCGTGGCTCGCGGAGACCCTGGCGGAGGCTCCCGGCGGTGGCTTCCGCGTCACACTCGCCGGCTCCTGA
- a CDS encoding PaaI family thioesterase gives MTTFDHASASDLLRTVFAPWIQALRLSVEEVHSGGATLRMPFSDDLTRDNGVVCGQALMALADTAMVCAVSAASNRYLPMTTVDQTTHFLRPIAGRDTLAEAEVVRLGRTMAFGHIRLFADGDDRPAATVQTAYALLGEPQKPVKNRLSRPDSPSLPGVTG, from the coding sequence ATGACCACATTCGACCACGCTTCCGCAAGCGACCTCCTGAGGACCGTCTTTGCGCCCTGGATCCAGGCCCTCCGCCTGTCCGTCGAGGAGGTGCACTCGGGCGGCGCGACCCTGCGCATGCCGTTTTCGGATGACCTTACCCGCGACAACGGGGTGGTTTGCGGCCAGGCGCTGATGGCACTGGCCGACACCGCGATGGTCTGCGCCGTCTCCGCGGCCTCCAACCGCTACCTTCCGATGACCACGGTCGACCAGACGACCCATTTCCTCCGTCCGATCGCCGGTCGCGACACGCTGGCGGAGGCGGAGGTCGTGCGCCTGGGCCGGACCATGGCGTTCGGTCACATCCGCCTGTTCGCCGACGGCGACGACCGGCCTGCCGCGACCGTGCAAACCGCCTATGCCCTTCTCGGCGAACCGCAAAAACCGGTTAAAAACAGACTTTCACGGCCCGATTCGCCCTCACTGCCAGGAGTGACCGGATGA
- a CDS encoding DUF1499 domain-containing protein, with protein MGRGRTVLYVGLGVAACAAAAFAVVGRERIWRLAAGPADLGAVDFASLEPAPHVNGYVVCPDEFCPPRAADETAPVFDVSADRLFTIVEGVAAREPRTERVDPGGDPLRARYVVRSHLMRFPDTVSVEVVPLGPDRSSVAIFSRANLPGYDWGVNRARVERWLSEIETAAAG; from the coding sequence ATGGGGCGCGGAAGAACGGTGCTTTATGTGGGACTCGGGGTCGCGGCCTGTGCCGCGGCCGCGTTCGCCGTCGTCGGGCGCGAGCGGATCTGGCGCCTAGCCGCCGGACCCGCGGATCTGGGCGCGGTCGATTTCGCCAGCCTCGAGCCGGCCCCGCACGTGAACGGCTACGTGGTCTGTCCCGATGAATTCTGTCCGCCCCGGGCGGCTGACGAGACGGCACCGGTGTTCGACGTGTCGGCGGACCGCTTGTTCACGATCGTCGAGGGTGTTGCCGCGCGCGAGCCGCGCACCGAACGGGTCGACCCCGGGGGCGATCCGCTTCGCGCCCGATATGTGGTCCGTTCGCATCTGATGCGGTTCCCCGACACGGTTTCGGTCGAGGTGGTCCCGCTCGGACCTGACCGCTCCTCCGTCGCGATCTTCTCCCGCGCCAATCTGCCCGGATATGACTGGGGCGTGAACCGCGCCCGGGTGGAGCGGTGGCTGTCGGAAATCGAAACCGCCGCCGCTGGCTGA
- a CDS encoding DUF2628 domain-containing protein — MAVYTVLLPPPSNKDGAPSPLERAVFVREGFAWLALFFPVLWLLFHRMWLLLILFVAVTVGVELAASLIGGPVPGVFGFAIAVLFAFEANGLRRWALVQRGYELAGIVAGSNRTECERRFFAEVQEPVSASVIDPAPTSPRRSVLVVPPRGDPGVLGLFPQKGTSS, encoded by the coding sequence ATGGCCGTTTACACGGTGCTGCTTCCACCGCCGTCGAACAAGGACGGGGCCCCTTCGCCTTTGGAGCGCGCGGTCTTCGTGCGCGAGGGCTTCGCGTGGCTCGCGCTCTTCTTCCCGGTGCTGTGGCTCCTGTTCCATCGCATGTGGCTGCTGCTCATCCTGTTCGTTGCCGTCACTGTCGGCGTAGAACTCGCAGCCTCGCTCATCGGCGGTCCGGTCCCGGGCGTGTTCGGCTTCGCGATTGCCGTCCTGTTCGCCTTCGAAGCGAACGGCCTCCGGCGCTGGGCCCTGGTTCAGCGCGGCTACGAACTCGCCGGCATTGTCGCCGGATCGAACCGGACCGAGTGCGAGCGCCGCTTTTTCGCCGAGGTCCAGGAACCGGTATCGGCCTCGGTCATCGACCCGGCCCCGACGAGCCCGCGCCGGTCGGTTCTGGTCGTGCCGCCGCGGGGCGACCCGGGCGTGCTCGGCCTGTTTCCGCAAAAGGGGACTTCTTCGTGA
- the pyrF gene encoding orotidine-5'-phosphate decarboxylase: MRLKPSQPKDRLILALDVPTVTEAEAVVSETSGVVGAYKIGLELIYAGGIDLARRLTAQGETVFLDAKLLDIDNTVANAVRSILKSGAVMLTVHAYPKAIAAAAEAALGHDLMVLGVTVLTSMDDADLAEAGLVGPVGDLVASRAQKAIENGADGLVCSAQEVAELRNRLGSQVVLVTPGIRPSGSETGDQKRVTTPTDAIKAGADYLVVGRPILNADDRRAAAAAIVDEIAAAL, encoded by the coding sequence ATGCGTCTGAAGCCCTCTCAACCGAAAGACCGGCTGATCCTCGCGCTTGATGTTCCGACCGTGACGGAGGCCGAGGCGGTCGTGTCGGAAACGTCCGGCGTGGTCGGAGCCTACAAGATCGGCCTCGAGCTGATCTATGCCGGCGGGATCGATCTCGCCCGCAGGCTGACGGCCCAGGGAGAGACTGTTTTTCTCGATGCCAAGCTCCTCGACATCGATAACACCGTTGCCAACGCGGTCCGGTCGATCCTGAAGAGCGGCGCGGTGATGCTCACGGTGCATGCCTATCCGAAGGCGATCGCGGCCGCGGCCGAGGCGGCCCTCGGCCACGATCTGATGGTGCTTGGCGTCACCGTGCTCACCTCCATGGACGACGCGGACCTCGCCGAGGCGGGTCTCGTCGGACCGGTCGGCGACCTGGTGGCCTCGCGGGCCCAGAAGGCGATCGAGAACGGGGCCGACGGTCTCGTGTGTTCGGCCCAGGAAGTCGCCGAACTCCGGAACCGTCTTGGCAGTCAGGTCGTGCTGGTAACGCCGGGCATCCGCCCGTCGGGCTCGGAGACCGGCGATCAGAAGCGGGTGACCACGCCGACCGACGCGATCAAGGCAGGTGCCGACTATCTCGTGGTGGGCCGGCCGATTCTGAACGCGGACGACCGCCGCGCCGCAGCCGCCGCCATCGTCGACGAGATTGCGGCGGCGCTCTAG